In Hippoglossus stenolepis isolate QCI-W04-F060 chromosome 21, HSTE1.2, whole genome shotgun sequence, one DNA window encodes the following:
- the chmp6b gene encoding charged multivesicular body protein 6, whose amino-acid sequence MGNIFGKKRPSRVTEQDKAVLQLKQQRDKLRQYQKKINLQLEKERALAKQLLKDGKKDKALLLLKKKRYQDKLLDKTENQISNLERLVQDLEFAQIEKKVLDGLKVGNECLKKMHEVMSIEEVERIMDETQDSIDYQRQIDEMLAGSFTQEDEDAVLAELEAITQGDVDLPEVPSDELPDVPEAEEEKPERERPRKKPERELLAA is encoded by the exons ATGGGGAACATCTTCGGGAAGAAGAGGCCGAGCCGCGTGACGGAGCAAGACAAGGCCGTTCTG CaactgaagcagcagagagataaACTGCGTCAGTACCAGAAGAAGATCAAcctgcagctggagaaggagcgCGCTCTGGCCAAGCAGCTGCTGAAGGATGGAAAGAAAGA CAAAgctctcctcctgctgaagAAGAAGCGCTACCAGGACAAACTGCTGGACAAGACGGAGAACCAGATCAGCAACCTGGAGCGACTG GTTCAAGACCTGGAGTTCGCCCAGATCGAGAAGAAGGTGCTCGACGGCTTGAAGGTTGGAAACGAGTGTCTGAAGAAGATGCACGAG GTGATGTCGATTGAAGAAGTCGAACGGATCATGGATGAAACTCAAGATTCCATCGATTACCAGAGG caaATAGACGAGATGTTGGCCGGCTCGTTCACACAGGAAGATGAAGACGCTGTTCTCGCTGAGCTGGAGGCCATTACTCAG GGAGACGTGGATCTTCCCGAGGTTCCTTCAGACGAGCTGCCAGACGTtccagaggcagaggaggagaaaccag agcGAGAACGTCCCAGAAAGAAACCAGAGCGAGAGCTGCTCGCCGCATGA